The proteins below are encoded in one region of Chelmon rostratus isolate fCheRos1 chromosome 21, fCheRos1.pri, whole genome shotgun sequence:
- the LOC121624598 gene encoding peptide Y codes for MASTLRSWMMFAALVACLLVCLSSFADAYPPKPESPGSNASPEDWAKYHAAVRHYVNLITRQRYGKRSTPEQEMAWLLFGPDSSQDTEPRSDYGDQW; via the exons aTGGCCAGCACTCTGAGATCCTGGATGATGTTTGCAGCGCTCGTCGCCTGCCTGCTGGTGTGTCTGAGCAGCTTCGCGGACGCGTACCCTCCCAAGCCGGAGAGCCCCGGCAGCAACGCCTCGCCGGAGGACTGGGCCAAATACCACGCGGCCGTCAGGCATTATGTCAACCTCATCACCAGGCAGAG GTATGGGAAGAGGTCGACCCCCGAGCAGGAGATGGCGTGGCTGCTGTTTGGGCCTGATTCCAGCCAAGACACTGAACCACG CTCAGACTACGGTGATCAGTGGTAA